In Oncorhynchus clarkii lewisi isolate Uvic-CL-2024 chromosome 2, UVic_Ocla_1.0, whole genome shotgun sequence, one DNA window encodes the following:
- the LOC139368664 gene encoding protein fem-1 homolog B, which yields MDSLAGYVYKAAAEGRVLTLAALLLNHSEAETRYLLSYVTHLAGQRSTPLIIASRNGHDKVVRLLLDHYKVDTEQTGTVRFDGYVIDGATALWCSAGAGHFEVVRQLVCHQANVNHTTVTNSTPLRAACFDGRLDIVKYLVEHQANIGIANKYDNTCLMIAAYKGHTDVVGFLLEHGADPNAKAHCGATALHFAAEAGHLDIVKELVRCQAAMVVNGHGMTPLKVAAESCKADVVELLLLHAECDPHSRIEALELLGASFANDRENYDILKTYHYLYLAMLERHRDLGALIAKELLPPIEAYGGRGECRTPQELEAIRADRNALHMEGLMVRERILGSDNIDVSHPIIYRGAVYADNMEFDQCIKLWLHALLLRQKGNRNTHKDLLRFAQVFSQMVHLKEPVGAEPVKQVLHCSVLEIQRSMARVEAAPEAELHTAMDNYESNVFTFLYLVCISTKTVCGEEERARINKQIYNLIQLDPRSREGSSLLHLAISSSTPVDDFHTNDVCTFPNAQVTKLLLDCGAQVNAVDHEGNSPLHIIVQYNRPISDFLTLHAIIISLVEAGAHTDMTNKQKKTPLDKSTTGVSEILLKTQMKMSLKCLASRAVRQHQITYRNQIPKTLEEFVEFH from the exons ATGGACTCGCTTGCCGGGTACGTATACAAAGCGGCTGCTGAGGGCCGAGTCCTGACGTTGGCCGCCCTGCTGCTCAACCACTCCGAGGCTGAGACACGATATTTACTGAGTTACGTGACCCACCTCGCTGGCCAACGGTCAACTCCTCTCATCATTGCATCTCGAAACGGACACGACAAAGTTGTGAGGCTGCTGCTGGATCACTACAAGGTGGATACTGAACAGACTGGCACAGTCAGATTTGACGG GTATGTCATTGATGGGGCCACCGCCTTGTGGTGTTCGGCTGGCGCAGGACACTTTGAGGTGGTCCGCCAGTTGGTGTGCCACCAGGCGAATGTCAACCACACCACTGTCACCAACTCCACCCCCCTAAGAGCGGCCTGCTTTGACGGGCGCCTGGACATTGTGAAATACCTGGTGGAACACCAGGCCAATATCGGCATCGCCAACAAGTATGACAACACCTGCCTGATGATCGCCGCCTACAAGGGCCACACGGACGTGGTGGGCTTTCTGCTGGAGCATGGCGCTGACCCCAATGCCAAGGCCCACTGTGGGGCCACCGCCCTGCACTTTGCTGCTGAGGCGGGCCACCTGGACATCGTGAAGGAGCTGGTGCGCTGCCAGGCAGCCATGGTGGTGAACGGCCATGGCATGACGCCGCTCAAAGTGGCGGCAGAGAGCTGCAAGGCGGACGTGGTGGAGTTGCTGCTGTTGCACGCCGAGTGTGACCCACACAGCCGCATCGAGGCTCTGGAGCTCCTGGGTGCCTCGTTCGCCAACGACCGGGAGAACTATGACATCCTCAAGacctaccactacctctacctggCCATGCTGGAGCGCCACCGCGATCTCGGCGCACTCATCGCCAAGGAGCTGCTGCCACCCATCGAGGCCTACGGCGGTAGGGGCGAGTGCCGCACCCCGCAGGAGCTGGAGGCCATCCGGGCGGACCGCAATGCGCTGCACATGGAGGGCCTGATGGTGCGCGAGCGCATCCTGGGCTCGGACAACATTGACGTGTCACACCCCATCATCTACCGGGGTGCCGTGTATGCCGACAACATGGAGTTCGACCAGTGCATCAAGCTGTGGCTGCACGCGCTGCTCCTGCGCCAGAAGGGCAACCGCAACACTCACAAGGACCTGCTGCGCTTCGCACAGGTCTTTTCGCAGATGGTGCACCTGAAGGAGCCGGTGGGGGCGGAGCCAGTGAAGCAGGTGCTGCACTGCAGCGTGCTGGAGATCCAGAGGAGCATGGCCAGGGTGGAAGCAGCGCCTGAGGCCGAGCTTCACACGGCCATGGACAACTACGAGTCCAACGTGTTCACCTTTCTTTACCTGGTGTGCATCAGCACCAAGACAGTGTGTGGTGAGGAGGAGCGCGCCCGCATCAACAAGCAGATCTACAACCTGATCCAGCTGGACCCGCGCTCGCGGGAGGGCTCGTCCCTCTTGCACCTGGCCATCAGCTCCAGCACTCCAGTGGACGACTTCCACACCAACGATGTGTGCACCTTTCCCAACGCGCAGGTAACCAAGCTGCTGCTGGACTGCGGCGCGCAGGTGAACGCGGTGGACCACGAGGGCAACAGTCCGCTGCACATCATTGTGCAGTACAACCGGCCCATCAGCGACTTCCTGACGCTGCACGCCATCATCATCAGCCTGGTGGAAGCGGGCGCCCACACTGACATGACCAACAAGCAAAAGAAGACGCCACTGGACAAGAGCACCACGGGAGTGTCGGAGATCCTGCTCAAGACCCAGATGAAGATGAGCCTCAAGTGCCTGGCGTCGCGGGCCGTTCGCCAGCACCAAATCACATACCGCAACCAGATCCCTAAGACtctggaggagtttgtggagTTCCACTGA